The following proteins come from a genomic window of Aspergillus oryzae RIB40 DNA, chromosome 4:
- a CDS encoding putative vacuolar segregation protein (Pep7) (FYVE finger-containing protein), protein MSRRTLGGGRILGSANALSPSASTPSPQPKPRLLSPTASSVSLSSQASASQFSSETQDLTSRISLDNVGTSIPAAPAAAGAQLACPICSEEMVTLLQLNRHLDDVHQNLEDERQDEVKDWFKTQMEKARRFQPLAVLNQKLKGLDVFESNDNLQTFAGPSRPSGLMQAPAPEQPKPLDPDDIITKDHWQARGLYDVCLEPSCGKRLNATNGCVNCRKCGKLFCEEHTMYQMKLSRSAQHEPVRGLWCRVCETCYKSREGYNDHNGLVRDLTDDFKSARMQTVDKAFLEVSRLEKRLTRLTQLLASLPVEQIQSNTSKIWSIAWQNDQRKALEQTVVSWQDDSSVLRCPFCQQDFTSYTFRRHHCRTCGRVVCGDPTTGCSTEVPLSITPLSKASTEKSSNMDIMNIDVRLCKECRATLFDRRDFEADLMRKPPDLRAYENLVQFERGIRILQPKFQKLLTALQDPRRPPSSAQIAEASKIRKRLIDSFAQYDVAARRIRDLPAESSAQQRLQKAIYQQASNFLHLHMLPLKSLPKVLKHSTPNGRLPSSPTSSPSPSNGSTSGHRRQGSALSNLKYNSVAASVSNSSLASDTSSAISALEAEEKSLRERLIVLEEQKFFVSEMIADANRRRKFDEVSSLAMNVEDLSREIDRVNGMLERLDFESVYTSNPSTD, encoded by the exons ATGTCCCGGAGGACGCTGGGTGGAGGTCGTATCCTAGGCAGCGCGAACGCTCTTTCCCCATCGGCTTCAACCCCGTCTCCGCAACCCAAACCGAGGCTCTTATCACCGACCGCCAGCAGCGTTTCCCTCAGCTCTCAGGCCTCGGCCTCCCAATTCTCCTCCGAAACACAAGATCTTACCTCTCGCATCTCTCTCGATAATGTCGGTACCTCGATTCCTGCCGCTCCGGCAGCTGCCGGAGCTCAACTGGCTTGTCCAATCTGCAGTGAGGAGATG GTAACATTGTTACAATTGAATAG ACATCTCGATGACGTACATCAGAACTTGGAAGATGAACGGCAGGATGAAGTCAAGGATTGGTTCAAAACGCAGATGGAGAAAGCGAGACGGTTCCAACCTCTTGCCGTCTTGAATCAGAAATTAAAGGGGTTAGATGTTTTCGAGTCGAATGACAATCTGCAAACCTTCGCCGGCCCCAGTCGTCCTTCTGGACTCATGCAAGCGCCTGCCCCTGAACAACCGAAACCACTTGATCCTGACGATATCATAACAAAGGATCATTGGCAAGCGCGAGGCCTATACGATGTTTGTCTGGAACCGTCGTGCGGGAAGCGACTCAATGCCACCAATGGATGTGTCAACTGTCGGAAATGCGGGAAGCTATTTTGCGAAGAACACACCATGTACCAGATGAAGTTATCGAGGTCGGCGCAACATGAACCGGTAAGAGGTTTATGGTGTAGGGTTTGCGAAACGTGTTATAAGTCTAGGGAGGGGTATAATGATCACAATG GCCTAGTAAGGGACCTGACGGATGATTTCAAATCCGCGAGAATGCAGACAGTCGACAAGGCTTTCTTAGAGGTATCCCGGCTAGAGAAGCGTTTGACAAGACTCACCCAGCTATTGGCTAGCTTGCCCGTGGAGCAGATCCAATCGAACACCAGTAAGATCTGGTCCATAGCCTGGCAGAATGACCAACGAAAGGCCCTTGAGCAAACAGTCGTCAGCTGGCAGGACGACTCAAGTGTCTTGAGATGCCCATTTTGCCAGCAGGACTTTACCAGCTATACTTTTCGAAGACATCATTGCAGAACTTGCGGGCGAGTTGTCTGCGGTGACCCAACAACCGGGTGTTCTACGGAAGTACCTCTGAGCATCACCCCTT TATCGAAGGCATCTACAGAAAAGTCCAGTAATATGGACATAATGAACATTGATGTCAGGCTCTGTAAAGAGTGCAGAGCAACATTATTTGATCGTCGAGACTTCGAAGCCGACCTCATGCGGAAACCCCCAGACTTAAGGGCTTATGAGAATCTGGTACAGTTTGAGAGGGGCATTCGAATCCTTCAGCCTAAATTTCAAAAGCTATTAACGGCTTTACA AGACCCCAGGCGACCCCCGTCGTCCGCTCAAATAGCCGAAGCTTCCAAAATCCGCAAGCGACTTATTGATTCCTTCGCCCAGTATGATGTCGCCGCTCGACGCATACGCGACTTGCCTGCAGAATCTTCAGCGCAGCAACGTCTCCAGAAAGCTATATATCAGCAGGCCAGCAacttccttcatcttcatatgCTTCCTCTGAAATCGCTGCCCAAAGTTCTCAAACATTCGACACCCAACGGTCGACTACCAAGCTCTCCTACCAGCTCGCCCAGCCCTAGCAATGGTTCGACGAGTGGTCATCGACGACAAGGCTCTGCCTTGTCAAATCTTAAGTATAATAGCGTGGCTGCAAGTGTTAGTAACAGCAGCCTGGCCAGCGACACAAGCAGCGCTATTTCCGCACtagaagcagaagaaaagtcGCTACGTGAGCGGCTTATTGTTCTTGAGGAACAGAAATTCTTCGTCTCTGAAATGATTGCCGATGCGAACCGACGTCGCAAGTTCGACGAGGTCAGCAGTCTAGCAATGAACGTGGAGGATCTCTCCCGTGAAATTGACCGTGTGAATGGGATGCTGGAGAGGCTAGACTTTGAGAGTGTCTATACCAGCAATCCGTCAACGGACTGA
- a CDS encoding ion-transporting P-type ATPase SPF1 (P-type ATPase), with the protein MAKLVDDPQIKYASFHNPLPVQLHTYVWPFLIVWPAFFSVYLSPERYDTYIQGQEWTFVWLASIITAQSLLWLMTKWNINIQTLFTATSTKSIDSAQLIKVIPEANAGSAEICPLIRDSMGGKITLSFLFQKRRFLYYPERRCFGPLSYVLDAEPKPAIKVFQENQGLTSKAEVERIQHHYGDNKFDIPVPGFIELFQEHAVAPFFVFQIFCVGLWMLDEYWYYSLFTLFMLVAFESTVVWQRQRTLSEFRGMNIKPYDVWVYREKKWQEITSDKLLPGDLMSVSRTKEDSGVACDILLVEGSAIVNEAMLSGESTPLLKESIQLRPGDDLIEPDGLDKNAFVHGGTKVLQITHPNSNLEESEKSTSKVPSPPDNGAIGIVVKTGFETSQGSLVRTMIYSTERVSANNVEALLFILFLLIFAIAASWYVWQEGVAKDRKRSKLLLDCVLIVTSVVPPELPMELSLAVNTSLAALSKFAIFCTEPFRIPFAGRVDVACFDKTGTLTGEDLVVDGIAGLTLGHEGAKVEKDGAHTGLAKGGNIAVDTTLVLASAHALVKLDEGEVVGDPMEKATLQWLGWTLGRNDTLTPKNASAADPSRSPESVQVKRRFQFSSALKRQSTIATVITNDRKSSKKTKSTLVAVKGAPETISSMLVNTPPNYEETFKYFTRNGARVLALAYKYLSHEAELSQGRINNYTREEVESELIFAGFLVLQCPLKEDAINAVRMLNESSHRVVMITGDNPLTAVHVARQVEIVDREVLILDAPEHDNSGTRLVWRSIDDKFNRDVDPTENLDPEILKTKDICITGYALAKFKGQKAFSELLRHTWVYARVSPKQKEDILLGLKDAGYTTLMCGDGTNDVGALKQAHVGVALLNGSPEDLTKIAEHYRTTKMKEIYEKQVAMMQRFNQPSPPVPLQIAHLYPPGPGNPHYQKAMEREAAKRGSAAVANAPNQGDGIPTITSPGAQALQQSNANLTPQQQRQQQASAAAAGLADKLTSSMMEQELDENEPPTIKLGDASVAAPFTSKLANVIAIPNIIRQGRCTLVATIQMYKILALNCLISAYSLSVIYLDGIKFGDGQVTISGMVMSVCFLSISRAKSVEGLSKERPQPNIFNVYIIGSVLGQFAIHIVTLIYLSNYVYSIEPRKSDIDLEGEFEPSLLNSAIYLLQLIQQISTFSINYQGRPFRESIRENKAMYWGLVGASAMAFSCATEFIPELNEKLRLVPFSTEFKVTLTVLMIFDYAGCWIIENVLKTLFSDFRPKDIAVRRPDQLKRETARKAKEELEKLSAQEAQRKV; encoded by the exons AT GGCAAAACTCGTAGATGATCCGCAGATCAAATATGCGTCGTTCCATAACCCACTTCCTGTCCAGCTTCACACTTATGTCTGGCCGTTTCTAATCGTCTGGCCTGCGTTCTTCTCCGTCTACCTCTCTCCTGAGCGCTATGATACATATATTCAGGGCCAAGAATGGACCTTTGTCTGGCTTGCATCGATTATCACGGCTCAATCGCTCCTTTGGTTGATGACGAAATGGAATATCAATATCCAAACGTTGTTCACGGCAACCAGTACCAAGTCGATCGATTCGGCACAGCTCATCAAAGTGATCCCCGAGGCCAACGCCGGATCCGCCGAAATATGTCCTTTGATACGCGATTCCATGGGTGGAAAGATTACACTCTCGTTTTTGTTCCAGAAGCGTCGGTTCTTGTATTATCCGGAACGCCGGTGCTTTGGACCCCTATCATACGTCCTTGATGCCGAACCCAAGCCCGCCATCAAGGTTTTCCAAGAGAATCAGGGATTAACGTCCAAGGCCGAAGTAGAGCGCATCCAGCACCACTATGGGGACAACAAGTTTGACATTCCTGTTCCAGGGTTCATTGAGCTTTTCCAGGAGCATGCTGTAgcacctttcttcgtcttccagatcttctGCGTCGGATTGTGGATGCTGGATGAATATTGGTACTACTCCCTGTTCACACTCTTCATGCTTGTTGCATTCGAGAGCACCGTGGTGTGGCAGCGCCAAAGGACTCTTAGTGAATTTCGAGGAATGAATATCAAACCCTACGATGTGTGGGTGTACCGTGAGAAGAAGTGGCAGGAGATCACTAGTGACAAGCTTCTGCCCGGCGATCTGATGTCAGTGAGTCGGACTAAGGAAGATAGCGGAGTGGCCTGTGATATTCTTCTGGTCGAAGGCAGTGCTATCGTCAACGAGGCTATGCTCTCTGGAGAGAGTACTCCACTTCTGAAGGAGTCTATCCAACTTAGACCTGGAGACGATTTGATCGAACCAGATGGTCTAGACAAGAATGCCTTTGTTCATGGTGGTACTAAGGTTCTGCAGATCACTCATCCGAACTCTAACTTGGAGGAATCGGAGAAGAGCACATCGAAGgttccttctccccctgACAATGGTGCCATCGGTATCGTGGTGAAGACTGGCTTTGAAACAAGTCAAGGTAGCCTCGTACGTACTATGATCTACTCGACAGAGCGCGTCTCGGCCAACAATGTGGAAGCTTTGCTTTTCATTCTGttccttctcatttttgCCATCGCCGCTTCATGGTATGTATGGCAAGAAGGTGTCGCAAAGGACCGCAAGAGATCGAAGTTGCTTCTTGATTGCGTCCTTATCGTCACAAGCGTCGTTCCTCCTGAGCTTCCCATGGAACTCAGCCTTGCTGTCAATACAAGTCTTGCTGCTCTGAGCAAGTTTGCTATCTTCTGCACCGAGCCTTTCCGGATTCCCTTCGCGGGACGTGTTGATGTCGCTTGCTTCGATAAAACTGGTACATTGACCGGAGAAGATCTCGTCGTCGATGGTATTGCGGGTCTTACTTTGGGTCATGAAGGCGCGAAGGTCGAAAAGGATGGCGCTCATACCGGGCTTGCCAAGGGCGGCAACATCGCAGTTGACACAACTCTTGTCCTTGCGAGCGCTCACGCTCTCGTCAAACTGGATGAAGGCGAAGTCGTTGGTGATCCAATGGAAAAAGCTACTTTACAGTGGCTCGGTTGGACCTTGGGCAGGAACGATACTTTGACCCCCAAGAATGCATCGGCAGCCGATCCTTCCCGTTCCCCCGAGTCAGTTCAGGTCAAGAGGCGATTCCAGTTCTCCTCGGCTCTGAAGCGTCAGAGTACAATCGCAACGGTTATCACTAATGATCGAAAatcatccaagaagaccaaaTCAACCCTCGTGGCCGTCAAAGGTGCTCCGGAAACTATCAGTTCCATGCTTGTGAATACCCCCCCCAACTATGAAGAGACATTCAAGTACTTCACTCGTAATGGTGCCCGTGTTCTTGCTCTCGCCTACAAGTATCTTTCTCATGAGGCCGAATTGTCCCAGGGACGCATCAACAACTATACTCGTGAGGAAGTAGAATCCGAACTGATCTTCGCCGGTTTCCTTGTCTTGCAATGCCCTTTGAAGgaagatgccatcaatgCCGTGCGCATGTTGAACGAGAGCAGCCACCGCGTGGTTATGATTACTGGCGATAATCCATTGACCGCTGTTCACGTTGCGCGTCAAGTTGAGATCGTAGATCGTGAAGTCCTGATTCTCGACGCCCCCGAACACGACAACTCGGGAACAAGATTGGTCTGGCGGAGTATCGATGACAAGTTCAACCGTGATGTGGATCCTACTGAGAACTTGGATCCTGAGATTTTGAAGACAAAAGACATCTGTATCACCGGCTACGCTTTGGCAAAGTTCAAAGGTCAGAAAGCCTTCTCGGAGCTCCTGCGTCACACATGGGTATATGCTCGCGTTTCACCGAAGCAGAAGGAGGACATTCTTCTCGGCCTTAAGGATGCTGGTTATACTACTCTGATGTGTGGTGACGGCACCAATGATGTTGGAGCTCTGAAGCAAGCACATGTTGGCGTTGCGCTTCTGAATGGATCCCCTGAAGATCTTACCAAGATTGCTGAGCACTACCGGACAAcaaagatgaaggaaattTACGAGAAACAGGTCGCCATGATGCAGCGTTTCAACCAGCCATCGCCGCCTGTACCTTTGCAAATTGCCCACCTGTATCCTCCTGGTCCCGGCAACCCGCACTATCAGAAAGCCATGGAAAGGGAAGCGGCGAAGAGAGGATCGGCTGCTGTAGCAAACGCGCCAAACCAAGGAGACGGCATTCCCACTATTACATCGCCTGGTGCGCAGGCACTCCAACAGTCCAATGCTAATTTGActcctcagcagcagcgCCAGCAGCAGGCTTCTGCCGCGGCGGCTGGATTGGCAGACAAGCTTACCAGCTCCATGATGGAACAGGAATTGGATGAAAACGAACCTCCCACCATCAAATTGGGAGACGCATCGGTTGCTGCGCCTTTCACTAGCAAGTTGGCCAATGTTATCGCCATTCCCAATATCATTCGTCAAGGCCGTTGTACACTCGTTGCAACAATCCAGATGTACAAAATCCTTGCTCTGAATTGCTTGATCAGTGCCTACAGTCTGAGCGTTATCTACCTCGATGGAATTAAGTTCGGTGACGGTCAGGTGACCATCAGCGGCATGGTGATGAGTGTCTGCTTCCTTTCAATTTCACGCGCAAAG TCCGTGGAAGGTTTGTCCAAAGAACGCCCTCAGCCTAACATTTTCAATGTATATATCATTGGCTCGGTGCTTGGGCAGTTTGCGATCCACATTGTGACTCTGATCTATCTGTCGAACTACGTCTATTCAATTGAACC GAGGAAATCCGACATCGACTTGGAGGGAGAGTTCGAGCCATCCCTACTCAACAGCGCCATTTACCTGCTTCAACTCATCCAACAGATCTCTACCTTCTCTATCAACTACCAAGGCCGTCCTTTCAGAGAGTCTATCCGCGAGAACAAGGCCATGTACTGGGGTTTGGTGGGAGCATCGGCTATGGCCTTCTCTTGCGCTACTGAGTTCATTCCCGAGCTCAACGAAAAGCTGCGCCTCGTCCCGTTCAGCACAGAGTTCAAGGTCACGTTGACTGTCCTGATGATCTTCGACTACGCCGGTTGCTGGATTATTGAGAATGTACTGAAGACGCTGTTCAGTGATTTCCGCCCGAAGGACATCGCCGTGCGCCGTCCGGACCAGCTCAAGCGGGAAACCGCTCGTaaagccaaggaggagctggagaagctgtcTGCGCAAGAAGCGCAGAGGAAagtttaa
- a CDS encoding putative integral membrane protein (predicted protein), with translation MVEFKGRSEQIFVVTIVFLGISFISVCLRCFVRLRLVKAFGWDDIFMVFAMALNILFALCGITGAVYGIGRKLIDLEPQHIEAALFWWWLGQTSYVFTCVIAKISIALALLRLTVAKLHTILLWVVIGVSTVVGLVFWFMLTLQCQPVQYFWQRMRPGASGTCMNVDHLIDIAYVYSVFATVCDFILGLLPIALVWNLQMNTKTKAALAGILSLGCIASAAVIVRIPYLHHYKDTEFLYATTDISIWSNVEAGLGITAGSLVTLRPLFRWFRGTSYGATHSVKRTTGSVPLSSMNGNGTGQSKNDRAAATRYWRPDLDPEDSHAIVTTVQTQHSGNSSQEDLNPKQHPMNGVNVHKSFYVSSDEM, from the exons ATGGTAGAATTTAAGGGCCGCAGCGAACAAATCTTTGTCGTCACCATCGTTTTTCTGGGaatttccttcatctccgTCTGTCTACGATGTTTTGTCCGGCTGAGGTTGGTAAAAGCCTTCGGGTGGGATGATATTTTCATGGTGTTCGCAATG GCattgaatatattgttcGCATTATGCGGTATAACAGGGGCGGTTTATGGTATAGGTCGAAAGTTGATAGACCTTGAGCCTCAACATATTGAAGCCGCGTTGTTT tggtggtggctcGGCCAGACAAGTTATGTCTTCACATGTGTGATTGCTAAGATTTCTATCGCACTGGCACTTCTTCGCCTCACGGTCGCTAAACTCCATACGATACTCCTCTGGGTCGTTATTGGCGTCTCGACTGTCGTGGGCCTTGTGTTTTGGTTCATGTTGACATTGCAATGCCAACCGGTGCAGTATTTCTGGCAGCGGATGAGGCCGGGGGCTTCTGGAACTTGTATGAATGTGGACCACCTTATTGATATCGCCTACGTTTACAGCGTCTTCGCCACGGTCTGCGACTTTATCCTGGGTCTGTTGCCCATCGCCCTGGTGTGGAACCTGCAAATGAACACGAAGACaaaggctgctttggctggTATTTTGAGCTTGGGTTGCAT TGCGAGTGCTGCCGTTATAGTCCGTATTCCTTATCTTCACCACTATAAGGACACAGAATTCCTCT ATGCAACAACCGACATTTCAATCTGGTCAAATGTTGAAGCTGGCCTTGGTATAACTGCAGGAAGTCTCGTCACTCTACGCCCACTCTTCCGATGGTTCCGGGGAACTAGCTATGGTGCCACCCATAGTGTAAAAAGAACGACCGGTAGCGTCCCTCTGTCAAGCATGAACGGCAACGGGACGGGGCAATCTAAGAATGATCGTGCGGCAGCGACAAGGTACTGGAGACCTGATCTCGATCCCGAAGACTCTCATGCGATTGTCACCACAGTCCAGACACAACACAGTGGGAACAGCAGCCAGGAGGACCTGAATCCTAAGCAGCATCCTATGAACGGTGTCAATGTGCACAAATCATTCTATGTATCATCCGATGAGATgtaa